A single genomic interval of Rhizobium leguminosarum bv. trifolii WSM1325 harbors:
- a CDS encoding phosphoribosylformylglycinamidine synthase II (KEGG: ret:RHE_CH02286 phosphoribosylformylglycinamidine synthase II~TIGRFAM: phosphoribosylformylglycinamidine synthase II~PFAM: AIR synthase related protein domain protein; AIR synthase related protein): MTISNTIPITPELIARHGLKPDEYQRILDLIGREPSFTELGIFSAMWNEHCSYKSSKKWLRTLPTKGPRVIQGPGENAGVVDIDDGDCVVFKMESHNHPSYIEPYQGAATGVGGILRDVFTMGARPIAAMNALRFGEPDHPKTRHLVSGVVSGVGGYGNSFGVPTVGGEVEFDARYNGNILVNAFAAGIAKSNAIFLSEAKGVGLPVVYLGAKTGRDGVGGATMASAEFDESIEEKRPTVQVGDPFTEKCLLEACLELMQTGAVIAIQDMGAAGLTCSAVEMGAKGDLGILLELDKVPVREERMTAYEMMLSESQERMLMVLQPQKEQEAKAIFVKWGLDFAIVGKTTDDLRFRVMHQGEEVANLPIKDLGDQAPEYDRPWRESGKHGPLPANLVAAPEDYGQALLQLVGSANQSSRRWVYEQYDTLIQGNSLQLPGGDAGVVRVDGHPSKALAFSSDVTPRYVEADPFEGGKQAVAECWRNITATGAEPLAATDNLNFGNPEKPEIMGQFVQAVKGIGEACRALDFPIVSGNVSLYNETNGVAILPTPTIAGVGLLPDWRKMARIGSANDGDKVIMIGVDGSHLGQSVYLRDVLSSREGPAPEVDLFAERRNGDFVRSVIRNGQATACHDISSGGLAVALAEMAMASGKGLTIDLSEGKGEPHALLFGEDQARYVLTLPADVADFVCVNAEGGGVPFRRLGTVGGTALVVGDLILLPIQQLRDAHESWFPDFMEGRGELAAAE, translated from the coding sequence ATGACCATTTCAAACACCATCCCGATCACGCCGGAACTCATCGCACGCCATGGCCTGAAGCCTGACGAGTACCAGCGTATTCTGGATCTGATCGGCCGCGAACCGAGCTTCACCGAGCTCGGCATCTTCTCGGCCATGTGGAACGAGCACTGCTCCTACAAATCCTCGAAGAAATGGTTGCGCACGCTGCCGACCAAGGGGCCGCGTGTCATCCAGGGCCCGGGTGAAAATGCCGGCGTGGTCGACATCGATGACGGCGATTGCGTCGTCTTCAAGATGGAGAGCCACAACCACCCCTCCTATATCGAACCTTATCAGGGCGCTGCGACCGGCGTCGGCGGCATCCTGCGTGACGTCTTCACCATGGGTGCGCGCCCGATCGCCGCGATGAACGCGCTGCGCTTCGGCGAGCCGGATCATCCGAAGACCCGCCATCTCGTTTCCGGCGTCGTTTCCGGCGTCGGCGGCTACGGCAATTCTTTCGGCGTACCGACGGTCGGCGGTGAGGTCGAGTTCGACGCCCGCTACAACGGCAATATCCTGGTCAATGCCTTTGCCGCCGGCATCGCCAAATCCAACGCCATCTTCCTGTCCGAAGCCAAGGGCGTCGGTCTTCCGGTCGTCTATCTCGGCGCCAAGACCGGCCGCGACGGCGTCGGCGGCGCGACGATGGCATCGGCCGAATTCGACGAATCGATTGAAGAGAAGCGCCCGACCGTACAGGTCGGCGACCCCTTCACCGAGAAATGCCTGCTGGAAGCCTGCCTCGAGCTGATGCAGACCGGGGCGGTCATCGCCATCCAGGACATGGGTGCAGCCGGCCTTACCTGCTCCGCCGTCGAAATGGGCGCCAAGGGTGATCTCGGCATCCTGCTCGAGCTCGACAAGGTGCCGGTGCGCGAAGAGAGAATGACGGCCTACGAGATGATGCTGTCTGAAAGCCAGGAGCGCATGCTCATGGTGCTGCAGCCGCAGAAGGAACAGGAAGCCAAGGCGATCTTCGTCAAGTGGGGCCTCGATTTCGCTATCGTCGGTAAGACGACCGACGACCTGCGCTTCCGCGTCATGCATCAGGGCGAGGAAGTCGCCAACCTGCCGATCAAGGATCTCGGCGACCAGGCGCCGGAATATGACCGCCCCTGGCGCGAATCCGGCAAGCATGGCCCCCTGCCCGCCAATCTCGTCGCCGCACCCGAGGATTACGGCCAGGCGCTGCTGCAACTCGTCGGCTCCGCCAACCAGTCGAGCCGCCGCTGGGTCTATGAGCAATACGACACGCTGATCCAGGGCAATTCGCTGCAGCTGCCGGGCGGCGATGCCGGCGTCGTGCGTGTCGACGGCCATCCCTCCAAGGCGCTCGCCTTCTCTTCCGACGTTACTCCGCGTTATGTCGAGGCAGACCCCTTCGAAGGCGGCAAGCAGGCGGTCGCCGAATGCTGGCGCAACATCACCGCGACAGGCGCCGAGCCGCTCGCCGCCACCGACAATTTGAACTTTGGCAATCCCGAAAAGCCCGAGATCATGGGCCAGTTCGTTCAGGCGGTGAAGGGTATCGGCGAGGCCTGCCGCGCGCTCGATTTCCCGATCGTCTCCGGCAACGTTTCGCTCTACAACGAGACCAACGGTGTCGCCATACTGCCGACCCCGACGATCGCAGGCGTCGGCCTGCTGCCGGATTGGCGCAAGATGGCCCGCATCGGCAGCGCCAACGATGGCGATAAGGTCATCATGATCGGCGTCGACGGCAGCCATCTCGGCCAGTCCGTCTATCTCCGCGACGTGCTTTCCAGCCGCGAAGGTCCGGCACCGGAGGTGGATCTGTTTGCCGAGCGCCGCAACGGCGATTTCGTTCGCTCCGTCATCCGCAACGGCCAGGCAACCGCCTGCCACGACATTTCCTCCGGTGGCCTTGCCGTGGCGCTCGCCGAAATGGCGATGGCCTCAGGCAAAGGCCTGACGATCGATCTGAGCGAAGGCAAGGGTGAACCGCATGCGCTGCTCTTCGGCGAGGATCAGGCGCGCTACGTCCTGACCTTGCCTGCCGATGTCGCCGATTTCGTCTGCGTCAATGCAGAAGGTGGCGGCGTTCCCTTCCGCCGTCTCGGCACGGTCGGAGGAACGGCGCTCGTCGTTGGCGATCTCATCTTGCTGCCGATTCAGCAATTGCGCGATGCCCATGAATCATGGTTCCCTGATTTCATGGAAGGCCGCGGCGAACTTGCCGCTGCGGAATGA
- a CDS encoding BolA family protein (PFAM: BolA family protein~KEGG: ret:RHE_CH02287 stress-induced morphogen protein): protein MAMKPGDIEDMIKAGIPGAKVTIRDLAGDGDHYAAEVVAEAFRGKSRVQQHQMVYEALKGNMGGVLHALALQTSAPE from the coding sequence ATGGCCATGAAACCCGGCGATATCGAAGACATGATCAAGGCTGGGATTCCCGGTGCCAAAGTGACTATCCGCGATCTGGCGGGCGACGGCGATCACTACGCCGCCGAAGTCGTCGCCGAAGCCTTTCGCGGCAAGAGCCGTGTGCAGCAGCACCAAATGGTCTACGAGGCGCTGAAGGGCAATATGGGCGGCGTACTGCACGCTCTGGCCCTCCAGACCTCCGCGCCGGAATAG
- a CDS encoding conserved hypothetical protein (KEGG: rec:RHECIAT_CH0002398 hypothetical protein), producing MKLIEKRVVLHFTGFEPLDGVAHRARYERSARQSAAVWGYSVETGAADEGSDPVSFEVMTAGALAEPESETGFPGWQTKSRIHMVDHDTLVRKLRAGNTLSQIIAGFRSCAEIMLEGGMRGYFHHAWRFGLFFLFPFLLTALAIALTAQIAILPYALSFSPWHMLWSGPLALCFFIFAFLPFSERFHTLHLFADWKMAVALGRMDQADFNGWLEDQAIAVRKALEEEADEYVISSHSMGSSVAAHVIGILLEREPEIFKGKRVVFATLGSAILQCALMSSATLLRARVGLIARCPEISWLDVQCLTDSINFYKVPVVAVSGHPDAPHAKMILIRVKQMLTREHYRKIRKDQLRVHRQYVLGPDLKASFDFTLMTAGPMPASVFADPDEKRMPG from the coding sequence ATGAAACTGATCGAGAAGCGGGTCGTCCTGCATTTCACGGGCTTCGAGCCGCTCGACGGCGTTGCCCACAGGGCACGCTACGAGCGCTCGGCCAGGCAGAGTGCCGCCGTCTGGGGCTATTCGGTCGAGACGGGGGCAGCAGACGAGGGGAGCGATCCGGTCAGTTTCGAGGTGATGACGGCTGGGGCGTTGGCGGAGCCCGAATCAGAGACCGGTTTCCCCGGCTGGCAGACGAAGAGCCGGATTCACATGGTCGATCACGACACACTGGTGCGCAAGCTGCGTGCCGGCAACACGCTGAGCCAGATCATTGCAGGCTTCCGAAGCTGCGCCGAGATCATGCTTGAAGGCGGGATGCGGGGATATTTCCACCACGCCTGGCGCTTCGGCCTGTTCTTCCTCTTCCCGTTCCTGCTGACGGCGCTGGCGATCGCGCTGACGGCGCAGATCGCCATCTTGCCCTATGCTCTTAGCTTTTCGCCATGGCACATGCTCTGGAGCGGGCCGCTGGCGCTCTGTTTCTTCATCTTCGCCTTCCTGCCGTTTTCCGAACGCTTCCATACGCTGCATCTCTTTGCCGATTGGAAAATGGCCGTGGCGCTCGGCCGCATGGACCAAGCCGATTTCAACGGCTGGCTGGAAGACCAGGCCATTGCGGTGCGCAAGGCGCTTGAGGAAGAGGCGGACGAATATGTGATCTCCTCGCACAGTATGGGATCGAGCGTCGCCGCCCATGTCATCGGCATATTGCTGGAAAGAGAGCCGGAGATATTCAAAGGCAAGCGCGTGGTGTTTGCCACACTCGGTAGCGCCATCCTGCAATGTGCGCTCATGTCATCGGCCACGCTGCTTCGCGCCCGCGTCGGGCTGATCGCCCGCTGTCCCGAGATTTCCTGGCTCGACGTGCAGTGCCTGACGGATTCGATCAATTTCTACAAGGTGCCGGTCGTTGCCGTCTCCGGCCATCCGGATGCACCTCACGCGAAAATGATCCTGATCCGCGTCAAGCAGATGCTGACGCGCGAACACTACCGCAAGATCCGCAAGGACCAGCTGCGTGTCCACCGGCAATATGTGCTTGGGCCGGACCTCAAGGCATCGTTTGATTTCACGCTGATGACCGCGGGACCGATGCCGGCCTCGGTCTTTGCCGATCCCGACGAAAAGAGAATGCCCGGCTGA
- a CDS encoding conserved hypothetical protein (KEGG: smd:Smed_1507 hypothetical protein), with protein sequence MADLVKELISGVVDSVLKEILKKTTGRVTTKRKRHKTRPAATTKVARKTTSAKSKPARKQVSKRRTAAGRSRQRRS encoded by the coding sequence GTGGCCGACCTAGTCAAAGAATTGATATCAGGCGTCGTCGACAGCGTGCTGAAGGAGATCCTGAAGAAGACCACCGGCCGCGTCACGACGAAGCGCAAAAGACATAAGACACGCCCCGCCGCGACAACGAAGGTTGCGCGCAAGACGACCTCGGCCAAGTCCAAGCCCGCTCGCAAACAGGTCAGCAAGCGCCGCACCGCCGCCGGCCGCAGCCGCCAGCGACGCAGCTAA
- a CDS encoding hypothetical protein (KEGG: reu:Reut_A2664 hypothetical protein), with protein MMRIVKIILAAVVAICLIAVAGVYALSEMRLSRTYDVAATDFTVKTTLSAEESERRARTLMCGGCHHDAGYVLLDEPGVGRIVAPNMTRFVPMYSDAELVRLIRHGVKKDGTGAVIMPASNFANISDDDMAAIITWLRSLKQLPDAVEGTTQWGPLGRIGLALDKIPFEADLVPAVITPAATRPADIGEYTFKTGCGHCHNLDTAKQSEAFLAPALKPLAQSYSAADFKTLLRTGKGVGGRDLGVMTEVSQWDFSHFTDVEIEQIQIYLARRP; from the coding sequence ATGATGCGCATTGTGAAAATCATTCTCGCGGCAGTCGTCGCGATCTGTCTCATCGCCGTTGCCGGCGTCTATGCCCTGTCGGAGATGCGTCTCTCCAGGACCTATGATGTCGCAGCGACCGATTTCACCGTCAAGACGACGCTGTCTGCGGAAGAATCCGAACGCCGCGCCCGCACGCTGATGTGCGGCGGCTGCCATCACGACGCCGGTTATGTGCTGCTCGATGAGCCGGGCGTCGGCCGGATCGTCGCGCCGAACATGACCCGCTTCGTGCCGATGTACAGCGACGCCGAACTCGTTCGCCTCATCCGCCATGGCGTCAAGAAGGACGGCACCGGTGCCGTCATCATGCCGGCGAGCAACTTCGCCAATATCAGCGACGACGACATGGCGGCAATCATCACCTGGCTGCGCAGTCTGAAGCAACTGCCCGACGCCGTCGAGGGAACGACACAGTGGGGGCCGCTCGGACGCATCGGCCTGGCGCTCGACAAGATCCCTTTCGAAGCCGATCTGGTACCGGCTGTCATCACCCCTGCCGCCACTCGCCCGGCCGATATCGGCGAATATACCTTCAAGACGGGTTGCGGCCATTGCCACAATCTCGATACGGCAAAACAGTCGGAAGCCTTCCTGGCGCCGGCGCTTAAGCCGCTGGCGCAATCCTATTCGGCTGCCGATTTCAAGACGCTGCTGCGCACCGGCAAGGGTGTCGGCGGCCGCGATCTCGGCGTGATGACGGAGGTTTCCCAATGGGACTTCAGCCATTTCACCGATGTGGAAATCGAACAGATTCAGATCTATCTCGCCCGTCGACCGTAA
- a CDS encoding glutaredoxin-like protein (TIGRFAM: glutaredoxin-like protein~PFAM: glutaredoxin~KEGG: ret:RHE_CH02304 glutaredoxin protein): MSGIHEFIGNEIKSNDVVLFMKGTPQFPQCGFSGQVVQILDYIGVDYKSVNVLADSEIRQGIKEYSNWPTIPQLYVKGEFVGGCDIVREMFQAGELQQHLQENGIAVRAAS, encoded by the coding sequence ATGAGCGGCATTCACGAATTCATCGGCAACGAAATCAAGAGCAACGACGTCGTCCTCTTCATGAAGGGCACGCCGCAGTTTCCGCAGTGCGGTTTCTCCGGCCAGGTCGTGCAGATTCTCGATTACATCGGCGTCGATTACAAGAGCGTCAACGTGCTCGCCGATTCGGAAATCCGCCAGGGCATCAAGGAATATTCCAACTGGCCGACGATCCCACAGCTCTACGTAAAGGGCGAGTTCGTCGGCGGCTGTGACATCGTCCGGGAAATGTTCCAGGCTGGTGAACTGCAGCAGCATCTCCAGGAAAATGGCATCGCCGTGCGCGCCGCCTCCTGA
- a CDS encoding drug resistance transporter, Bcr/CflA subfamily (TIGRFAM: drug resistance transporter, Bcr/CflA subfamily~PFAM: major facilitator superfamily MFS_1~KEGG: ret:RHE_CH02305 Bcr/CflA subfamily drug resistance transporter), giving the protein MGKREFIALAAFLMAINSLAIDIMLPALQQIGASLGVESENHRQFVVSSYLLGFGCAQLFYGPLSDRFGRRTPLLFGLVVYIVSAIGIVFVPSFAGLLVLRFVQGIGSAATRVITISIVRDIYGGRQMAEVMSLIMMVFMIVPVIAPGTGQIVMFFGNWHLIFLFIATMATAIAVWAYLRLPETLHPANVRPFTARSIFGAFKLVLTNRVALCYTIASTFIFGALFGFINSAQQVYVGIYDLGVYFPFAFAGVAIFMSLSSFFNSRFVGKLGMRRLSHGSLIGFIAINTIWLIVQLASTEPMPFALFISFFGLSMFQFGWIGSNFNSLAMEPLGHVAGTASSVLGFMSTVGGAIIGAGIGQAFDGTALPMVAGYFTVSIIGLVFVLIAEKGRLFQSQNPAV; this is encoded by the coding sequence ATGGGCAAGCGAGAATTCATCGCGCTCGCCGCCTTCCTGATGGCCATCAATTCGCTGGCGATCGACATCATGCTCCCGGCCTTGCAGCAGATCGGCGCGAGCCTCGGCGTCGAGAGCGAGAACCACCGGCAATTCGTCGTCTCCTCCTATCTGCTCGGCTTCGGCTGCGCCCAGCTTTTCTACGGACCGCTTTCCGACCGCTTCGGCCGCCGCACGCCGCTGTTGTTCGGCCTCGTCGTCTATATCGTTTCGGCCATCGGCATCGTCTTCGTTCCCTCCTTCGCCGGTCTGTTGGTGCTGCGTTTCGTCCAGGGCATCGGCTCGGCGGCCACCCGCGTCATTACCATCTCCATCGTCCGCGATATCTATGGTGGACGGCAGATGGCCGAGGTCATGTCGCTGATCATGATGGTCTTCATGATCGTGCCGGTGATTGCGCCCGGCACCGGCCAGATCGTCATGTTCTTCGGCAACTGGCACCTGATCTTCCTGTTCATCGCCACCATGGCGACCGCTATCGCCGTCTGGGCCTATCTGCGCCTGCCGGAAACCCTGCATCCCGCCAATGTCAGGCCCTTCACCGCCCGCTCGATCTTCGGCGCCTTCAAGCTGGTCCTGACCAATCGCGTCGCGCTCTGCTACACCATCGCCAGCACCTTCATCTTCGGCGCGCTGTTCGGCTTCATCAATTCGGCCCAGCAGGTCTATGTCGGCATCTACGATCTTGGCGTCTATTTCCCCTTCGCCTTCGCCGGCGTGGCGATCTTCATGTCGCTGTCGTCCTTCTTCAATTCGCGCTTCGTCGGCAAGCTCGGCATGCGCCGCCTGTCGCACGGCTCGCTCATCGGCTTCATCGCCATCAACACCATCTGGCTGATTGTCCAGCTGGCCAGCACCGAGCCGATGCCCTTCGCTCTGTTCATCTCCTTCTTCGGCCTTTCCATGTTCCAGTTCGGTTGGATCGGCTCGAACTTCAATTCGCTCGCCATGGAGCCGCTCGGCCACGTCGCCGGCACCGCCTCCTCGGTCCTCGGCTTCATGAGCACGGTCGGCGGCGCCATTATCGGCGCCGGCATCGGCCAGGCCTTCGACGGCACTGCGCTGCCGATGGTCGCCGGTTATTTCACCGTGTCGATCATCGGGCTCGTCTTCGTGCTGATCGCCGAAAAGGGCCGCCTCTTCCAATCGCAGAACCCAGCCGTCTGA